In Brienomyrus brachyistius isolate T26 chromosome 3, BBRACH_0.4, whole genome shotgun sequence, the following proteins share a genomic window:
- the LOC125738284 gene encoding peroxisome proliferator-activated receptor alpha-like isoform X4: MQSSCSASTPPGESVLCSPLYGDLVSQCVEDDTLGSIDVPVCQSSRNGSGAESSTTVDSLTPGSSPSSGVFGTVVGQERLPFTPLSLECKVCADRASGYHYGVHACEGCKGFFRRTLRLKLEYDTCGRGCKIQKKNRNKCQYCRFQKCLSVGMSHSAIRFGRMPQAEKLKLKAAVTVQPAEQHVGNPQPAEQKNLGKRICEAYLKNFSMNKSKARAILTGQSSTPPLVIHDMETLLLAERTLLAPLPGGAPRTGEAEVRIFNCCQRTSVETVTELTEFAKAVPGFSSLDLNDQVTLLKYGVYEALFTMLASCMNKDGLLVAYGNGFVTREFLKSLRRPFSDMMEPKFQFAVKFNALELDDGDLALFIAMIICCSDRPGLANPTCVEHLQEAIAQVLQHHLQTTHPDDAFLFPRLLQKLADLRQLVTEHAQLVQEIKKMEDTSLHPLLQEIYRDMY; the protein is encoded by the exons atgcagagctcatgcagTGCCTCCACCCCACCTGGGGAGTCGGTCTTGTGCAGCCCACTCTATGGGGACCTCGTCTCTCAGTGTGTGGAGGATGACACCCTTGGCTCCATAGATGTCCCTGTGTGCCAGTCCTCCAGAAACGGCTCTGGTGCAGAGAGCTCCACCACTGTAG ACTCCCTGACCCCAGGTTCAAGCCCCTCCTCAGGCGTATTTGGGACAGTCGTGGGACAAGAGAGGCTCCCCTTCACTCCCCTGAGCTTGGAGTGTAAGGTGTGTGCTGACCGTGCTTCGGGGTACCACTATGGGGTACATGCCTGCGAGGGCTGTAAG ggCTTTTTCAGGAGGACCCTCAGACTTAAACTGGAGTATGACACCTGTGGGAGAGGCTGCAAGATCCAGAAGAAGAACCGCAACAAGTGCCAGTACTGCCGCTTCCAGAAGTGCCTGTCGGTGGGCATGTCCCACAGTG CCATCCGCTTTGGACGCATGCCCCAGGCGGAGAAGCTGAAGCTGAAGGCTGCGGTCACAGTTCAGCCTGCGGAGCAGCATGTGGGGAATCCTCAGCCAGCTGAGCAGAAGAACCTGGGCAAGCGGATCTGTGAGGCCTACCTGAAGAACTTCAGCATGAACAAGTCTAAAGCTCGAGCCATCCTAACTGGCCAGTCCAGCACACCA CCCCTGGTCATCCACGATATGGAGACGCTGCTCTTAGCCGAGCGAACCTTGCTGGCCCCGTTGCCAGGTGGGGCCCCGCGGACCGGGGAGGCAGAGGTGCGCATCTTCAATTGCTGCCAGCGCACCTCTGTGGAGACTGTCACGGAGCTGACAGAGTTTGCCAAGGCTGTGCCGGGCTTCTCCTCTCTGGATCTCAACGACCAGGTGACACTGCTCAAGTATGGTGTCTACGAAGCCCTCTTCACCATGCTGGCCTCCTGCATGAACAAGGATGGGCTGCTGGTCGCCTATGGCAACGGTTTTGTTACGCGTGAATTCCTCAAGAGCCTGCGTAGGCCCTTCAGTGACATGATGGAGCCCAAATTCCAGTTTGCCGTCAAGTTCAATGCCCTGGAGCTGGATGATGGTGACCTGGCACTCTTTATCGCCATGATCATCTGCTGTTCAG atcgCCCAGGGCTGGCAAACCCGACGTGTGTTGAACACCTGCAGGAGGCCATCGCACAAGTGCTGCAGCATCACCTGCAGACCACCCACCCGGATGATGCATTCCTCTTTCCGCGTCTGCTGCAGAAGCTGGCCGACTTGCGACAACTGGTGACCGAGCATGCGCAGCTGGTGCAGGAGATCAAGAAGATGGAGGATACCTCGCTGCACCCATTACTGCAGGAGATCTACCGGGATATGTACTGA
- the LOC125738284 gene encoding peroxisome proliferator-activated receptor alpha-like isoform X3 produces MQSSCSASTPPGESVLCSPLYGDLVSQCVEDDTLGSIDVPVCQSSRNGSGAESSTTVDSLTPGSSPSSGVFGTVVGQERLPFTPLSLECKVCADRASGYHYGVHACEGCKGFFRRTLRLKLEYDTCGRGCKIQKKNRNKCQYCRFQKCLSVGMSHSAIRFGRMPQAEKLKLKAAVTVQPAEQHVGNPQPAEQKNLGKRICEAYLKNFSMNKSKARAILTGQSSTPQPLVIHDMETLLLAERTLLAPLPGGAPRTGEAEVRIFNCCQRTSVETVTELTEFAKAVPGFSSLDLNDQVTLLKYGVYEALFTMLASCMNKDGLLVAYGNGFVTREFLKSLRRPFSDMMEPKFQFAVKFNALELDDGDLALFIAMIICCSDRPGLANPTCVEHLQEAIAQVLQHHLQTTHPDDAFLFPRLLQKLADLRQLVTEHAQLVQEIKKMEDTSLHPLLQEIYRDMY; encoded by the exons atgcagagctcatgcagTGCCTCCACCCCACCTGGGGAGTCGGTCTTGTGCAGCCCACTCTATGGGGACCTCGTCTCTCAGTGTGTGGAGGATGACACCCTTGGCTCCATAGATGTCCCTGTGTGCCAGTCCTCCAGAAACGGCTCTGGTGCAGAGAGCTCCACCACTGTAG ACTCCCTGACCCCAGGTTCAAGCCCCTCCTCAGGCGTATTTGGGACAGTCGTGGGACAAGAGAGGCTCCCCTTCACTCCCCTGAGCTTGGAGTGTAAGGTGTGTGCTGACCGTGCTTCGGGGTACCACTATGGGGTACATGCCTGCGAGGGCTGTAAG ggCTTTTTCAGGAGGACCCTCAGACTTAAACTGGAGTATGACACCTGTGGGAGAGGCTGCAAGATCCAGAAGAAGAACCGCAACAAGTGCCAGTACTGCCGCTTCCAGAAGTGCCTGTCGGTGGGCATGTCCCACAGTG CCATCCGCTTTGGACGCATGCCCCAGGCGGAGAAGCTGAAGCTGAAGGCTGCGGTCACAGTTCAGCCTGCGGAGCAGCATGTGGGGAATCCTCAGCCAGCTGAGCAGAAGAACCTGGGCAAGCGGATCTGTGAGGCCTACCTGAAGAACTTCAGCATGAACAAGTCTAAAGCTCGAGCCATCCTAACTGGCCAGTCCAGCACACCA CAGCCCCTGGTCATCCACGATATGGAGACGCTGCTCTTAGCCGAGCGAACCTTGCTGGCCCCGTTGCCAGGTGGGGCCCCGCGGACCGGGGAGGCAGAGGTGCGCATCTTCAATTGCTGCCAGCGCACCTCTGTGGAGACTGTCACGGAGCTGACAGAGTTTGCCAAGGCTGTGCCGGGCTTCTCCTCTCTGGATCTCAACGACCAGGTGACACTGCTCAAGTATGGTGTCTACGAAGCCCTCTTCACCATGCTGGCCTCCTGCATGAACAAGGATGGGCTGCTGGTCGCCTATGGCAACGGTTTTGTTACGCGTGAATTCCTCAAGAGCCTGCGTAGGCCCTTCAGTGACATGATGGAGCCCAAATTCCAGTTTGCCGTCAAGTTCAATGCCCTGGAGCTGGATGATGGTGACCTGGCACTCTTTATCGCCATGATCATCTGCTGTTCAG atcgCCCAGGGCTGGCAAACCCGACGTGTGTTGAACACCTGCAGGAGGCCATCGCACAAGTGCTGCAGCATCACCTGCAGACCACCCACCCGGATGATGCATTCCTCTTTCCGCGTCTGCTGCAGAAGCTGGCCGACTTGCGACAACTGGTGACCGAGCATGCGCAGCTGGTGCAGGAGATCAAGAAGATGGAGGATACCTCGCTGCACCCATTACTGCAGGAGATCTACCGGGATATGTACTGA
- the LOC125738284 gene encoding peroxisome proliferator-activated receptor alpha-like isoform X2, translating to MQSSCSASTPPGESVLCSPLYGDLVSQCVEDDTLGSIDVPVCQSSRNGSGAESSTTVDSLTPGSSPSSGVFGTVVGQERLPFTPLSLECKVCADRASGYHYGVHACEGCKGFFRRTLRLKLEYDTCGRGCKIQKKNRNKCQYCRFQKCLSVGMSHSAIRFGRMPQAEKLKLKAAVTVQPAEQHVGNPQPAEQKNLGKRICEAYLKNFSMNKSKARAILTGQSSTPPLVIHDMETLLLAERTLLAPLPGGAPRTGEAEVRIFNCCQRTSVETVTELTEFAKAVPGFSSLDLNDQVTLLKYGVYEALFTMLASCMNKDGLLVAYGNGFVTREFLKSLRRPFSDMMEPKFQFAVKFNALELDDGDLALFIAMIICCSALPPPDRPGLANPTCVEHLQEAIAQVLQHHLQTTHPDDAFLFPRLLQKLADLRQLVTEHAQLVQEIKKMEDTSLHPLLQEIYRDMY from the exons atgcagagctcatgcagTGCCTCCACCCCACCTGGGGAGTCGGTCTTGTGCAGCCCACTCTATGGGGACCTCGTCTCTCAGTGTGTGGAGGATGACACCCTTGGCTCCATAGATGTCCCTGTGTGCCAGTCCTCCAGAAACGGCTCTGGTGCAGAGAGCTCCACCACTGTAG ACTCCCTGACCCCAGGTTCAAGCCCCTCCTCAGGCGTATTTGGGACAGTCGTGGGACAAGAGAGGCTCCCCTTCACTCCCCTGAGCTTGGAGTGTAAGGTGTGTGCTGACCGTGCTTCGGGGTACCACTATGGGGTACATGCCTGCGAGGGCTGTAAG ggCTTTTTCAGGAGGACCCTCAGACTTAAACTGGAGTATGACACCTGTGGGAGAGGCTGCAAGATCCAGAAGAAGAACCGCAACAAGTGCCAGTACTGCCGCTTCCAGAAGTGCCTGTCGGTGGGCATGTCCCACAGTG CCATCCGCTTTGGACGCATGCCCCAGGCGGAGAAGCTGAAGCTGAAGGCTGCGGTCACAGTTCAGCCTGCGGAGCAGCATGTGGGGAATCCTCAGCCAGCTGAGCAGAAGAACCTGGGCAAGCGGATCTGTGAGGCCTACCTGAAGAACTTCAGCATGAACAAGTCTAAAGCTCGAGCCATCCTAACTGGCCAGTCCAGCACACCA CCCCTGGTCATCCACGATATGGAGACGCTGCTCTTAGCCGAGCGAACCTTGCTGGCCCCGTTGCCAGGTGGGGCCCCGCGGACCGGGGAGGCAGAGGTGCGCATCTTCAATTGCTGCCAGCGCACCTCTGTGGAGACTGTCACGGAGCTGACAGAGTTTGCCAAGGCTGTGCCGGGCTTCTCCTCTCTGGATCTCAACGACCAGGTGACACTGCTCAAGTATGGTGTCTACGAAGCCCTCTTCACCATGCTGGCCTCCTGCATGAACAAGGATGGGCTGCTGGTCGCCTATGGCAACGGTTTTGTTACGCGTGAATTCCTCAAGAGCCTGCGTAGGCCCTTCAGTGACATGATGGAGCCCAAATTCCAGTTTGCCGTCAAGTTCAATGCCCTGGAGCTGGATGATGGTGACCTGGCACTCTTTATCGCCATGATCATCTGCTGTTCAG ccctcccccccccagatcgCCCAGGGCTGGCAAACCCGACGTGTGTTGAACACCTGCAGGAGGCCATCGCACAAGTGCTGCAGCATCACCTGCAGACCACCCACCCGGATGATGCATTCCTCTTTCCGCGTCTGCTGCAGAAGCTGGCCGACTTGCGACAACTGGTGACCGAGCATGCGCAGCTGGTGCAGGAGATCAAGAAGATGGAGGATACCTCGCTGCACCCATTACTGCAGGAGATCTACCGGGATATGTACTGA
- the cdpf1 gene encoding cysteine-rich DPF motif domain-containing protein 1, producing METSSAAEGSGSRFVCELCGLSAPFSYYGQKPPDTRAIVLLEECFVMKDPFSPNRDKFLILGSNCSVCHRAVCVDTDCSLFYTKRFCLPCVHKHLDQFPLQIRNELAKKKSSLKISSTT from the exons ATGGAGACCAGCAGTGCTGCCGAAGGGTCGGGGAGCCGGTTCGTTTGTGAGCTGTGCGGATTATCAGCTCCGTTCTCTTACTACGGACAGAAACCCCCAGACACTAGGGCAATAGT CCTTCTCGAAGAATGTTTTGTTATGAAGGATCCGTTTAGTCCTAACAGGGACAAATTCCTCATTTTGGGCTCCAACTGCAGTGTGTGTCACAGGGCAGTTTGCGTTGACACG GACTGCAGCCTGTTCTACACTAAACGTTTTTGTCTGCCATGTGTGCACAAGCACCTGGATCAATTTCCCCTGCAAATCCGGAACGAACTGGCCAAGAAAAAAAGTTCACTAAAAATATCATCCACGACTTAA
- the LOC125738284 gene encoding peroxisome proliferator-activated receptor alpha-like isoform X1, with protein sequence MQSSCSASTPPGESVLCSPLYGDLVSQCVEDDTLGSIDVPVCQSSRNGSGAESSTTVDSLTPGSSPSSGVFGTVVGQERLPFTPLSLECKVCADRASGYHYGVHACEGCKGFFRRTLRLKLEYDTCGRGCKIQKKNRNKCQYCRFQKCLSVGMSHSAIRFGRMPQAEKLKLKAAVTVQPAEQHVGNPQPAEQKNLGKRICEAYLKNFSMNKSKARAILTGQSSTPQPLVIHDMETLLLAERTLLAPLPGGAPRTGEAEVRIFNCCQRTSVETVTELTEFAKAVPGFSSLDLNDQVTLLKYGVYEALFTMLASCMNKDGLLVAYGNGFVTREFLKSLRRPFSDMMEPKFQFAVKFNALELDDGDLALFIAMIICCSALPPPDRPGLANPTCVEHLQEAIAQVLQHHLQTTHPDDAFLFPRLLQKLADLRQLVTEHAQLVQEIKKMEDTSLHPLLQEIYRDMY encoded by the exons atgcagagctcatgcagTGCCTCCACCCCACCTGGGGAGTCGGTCTTGTGCAGCCCACTCTATGGGGACCTCGTCTCTCAGTGTGTGGAGGATGACACCCTTGGCTCCATAGATGTCCCTGTGTGCCAGTCCTCCAGAAACGGCTCTGGTGCAGAGAGCTCCACCACTGTAG ACTCCCTGACCCCAGGTTCAAGCCCCTCCTCAGGCGTATTTGGGACAGTCGTGGGACAAGAGAGGCTCCCCTTCACTCCCCTGAGCTTGGAGTGTAAGGTGTGTGCTGACCGTGCTTCGGGGTACCACTATGGGGTACATGCCTGCGAGGGCTGTAAG ggCTTTTTCAGGAGGACCCTCAGACTTAAACTGGAGTATGACACCTGTGGGAGAGGCTGCAAGATCCAGAAGAAGAACCGCAACAAGTGCCAGTACTGCCGCTTCCAGAAGTGCCTGTCGGTGGGCATGTCCCACAGTG CCATCCGCTTTGGACGCATGCCCCAGGCGGAGAAGCTGAAGCTGAAGGCTGCGGTCACAGTTCAGCCTGCGGAGCAGCATGTGGGGAATCCTCAGCCAGCTGAGCAGAAGAACCTGGGCAAGCGGATCTGTGAGGCCTACCTGAAGAACTTCAGCATGAACAAGTCTAAAGCTCGAGCCATCCTAACTGGCCAGTCCAGCACACCA CAGCCCCTGGTCATCCACGATATGGAGACGCTGCTCTTAGCCGAGCGAACCTTGCTGGCCCCGTTGCCAGGTGGGGCCCCGCGGACCGGGGAGGCAGAGGTGCGCATCTTCAATTGCTGCCAGCGCACCTCTGTGGAGACTGTCACGGAGCTGACAGAGTTTGCCAAGGCTGTGCCGGGCTTCTCCTCTCTGGATCTCAACGACCAGGTGACACTGCTCAAGTATGGTGTCTACGAAGCCCTCTTCACCATGCTGGCCTCCTGCATGAACAAGGATGGGCTGCTGGTCGCCTATGGCAACGGTTTTGTTACGCGTGAATTCCTCAAGAGCCTGCGTAGGCCCTTCAGTGACATGATGGAGCCCAAATTCCAGTTTGCCGTCAAGTTCAATGCCCTGGAGCTGGATGATGGTGACCTGGCACTCTTTATCGCCATGATCATCTGCTGTTCAG ccctcccccccccagatcgCCCAGGGCTGGCAAACCCGACGTGTGTTGAACACCTGCAGGAGGCCATCGCACAAGTGCTGCAGCATCACCTGCAGACCACCCACCCGGATGATGCATTCCTCTTTCCGCGTCTGCTGCAGAAGCTGGCCGACTTGCGACAACTGGTGACCGAGCATGCGCAGCTGGTGCAGGAGATCAAGAAGATGGAGGATACCTCGCTGCACCCATTACTGCAGGAGATCTACCGGGATATGTACTGA